The following are encoded together in the Acaryochloris thomasi RCC1774 genome:
- a CDS encoding 16S rRNA (cytosine(967)-C(5))-methyltransferase, which produces MSQHSSRQLAFWALKAVHEGTYADVALNRVLQHPTSDVERRLATELLYGCTRRQRTLDALIDQFAKKPAHQQPPDLRTLLHLGLYQLRYLEQIPVSAAVNTTVELAKQNRLSGLSGFVNGLLRRYARQTDDPLTLPTDPVQHLGVQHSYPDWIIEVWLSQLGAAETELLCIYLNQPPALDIRVNTLKTTRAAVQEQLEAVGIEVEQIAHLPQALRIQDNAGPIPQIPGFKEGWWTVQDASAQLVSHVLDPQPNSVVVDICAAPGGKTTHMAELMQGQGDIWACDRTSSRLRKLQQNLTRLDIHNVQQWTGDSRSLPEQIPPADSLLIDAPCSGLGTLHRHADARWQQTPQTVKQLNQLQSELLAASAQQVKPGGTIVYATCTLHPDENECVIEAFLNNHPGWSIEPPDIAAAHTTWQESSGWMKIWPHQRAMDGFFIAKVKQNIA; this is translated from the coding sequence TTGAGTCAGCATTCTTCTCGACAACTTGCCTTTTGGGCTTTGAAAGCCGTTCATGAGGGGACCTACGCCGATGTTGCCCTCAACAGAGTACTCCAGCATCCCACCTCTGATGTTGAGCGGCGGCTCGCCACTGAGCTTCTGTATGGCTGCACCCGTCGCCAGCGAACCTTAGATGCTCTGATCGATCAGTTTGCAAAAAAGCCTGCCCACCAACAGCCCCCTGATTTACGCACCCTGCTGCATCTGGGACTCTACCAGCTTCGATACCTAGAACAAATCCCAGTCTCGGCGGCGGTCAACACAACAGTAGAACTCGCTAAGCAAAATCGACTGTCAGGACTCTCGGGCTTCGTCAACGGTCTGCTACGTCGGTACGCCAGACAAACGGACGATCCACTCACTTTACCGACCGATCCCGTGCAGCACCTCGGAGTACAGCACAGCTATCCTGACTGGATTATTGAGGTGTGGCTCTCTCAGCTTGGTGCGGCGGAAACGGAGCTGCTGTGCATTTATCTCAATCAGCCCCCAGCTCTCGACATTCGGGTTAATACGCTAAAAACGACGCGCGCAGCGGTCCAGGAGCAGCTTGAAGCGGTGGGGATTGAAGTGGAGCAGATCGCTCACCTTCCCCAAGCGCTCCGTATTCAAGACAACGCCGGACCCATTCCCCAGATCCCAGGGTTTAAAGAGGGTTGGTGGACCGTACAGGATGCCAGCGCTCAGCTTGTGAGCCATGTTCTAGATCCGCAGCCCAATTCGGTGGTGGTCGATATCTGTGCTGCTCCGGGCGGAAAAACCACCCACATGGCTGAGCTGATGCAGGGACAAGGAGACATTTGGGCTTGCGATCGCACCTCTTCTCGTCTCCGCAAACTGCAGCAGAACCTGACCCGCCTCGACATCCATAACGTCCAGCAGTGGACCGGAGACAGTCGCAGCCTTCCTGAACAGATCCCACCGGCAGACTCCCTATTAATTGATGCCCCCTGCTCTGGCCTCGGCACCTTGCATCGACACGCAGACGCCCGCTGGCAGCAAACACCCCAAACAGTGAAGCAACTCAATCAATTACAGAGCGAACTACTGGCGGCCAGTGCTCAACAGGTAAAACCTGGCGGCACAATCGTCTACGCCACCTGCACCCTACACCCTGACGAGAATGAATGCGTCATTGAGGCCTTCCTCAACAACCATCCCGGCTGGAGCATTGAGCCACCCGACATTGCAGCGGCTCACACCACCTGGCAAGAGTCATCAGGATGGATGAAAATCTGGCCTCACCAACGAGCAATGGACGGATTCTTTATTGCCAAAGTCAAACAAAATATT
- a CDS encoding CHAT domain-containing protein: MKRYARSVGLCLGLMLLPAAAQAQRINPAAGKQTRDLISQNERTFPDNQNDRPNRGGIGLPDLFQIFRNRPTAPRPQSPRDILEDQLKDVRPAEAVQLVEAWQAQKFSQYLEMPAPGTPVDAAQISQRLGQLSRLTGQRSGLLYVVALEDELQLLFIPPSDSPVAQQPFQIASSHPGQLAQASPTVVREVLGKVDRRDLLKEAKKFRREVSDPSKVNTASYLKSSQKLYQWIVQPLVPQLQAHGIETLLFSMDDKLRSLPIAALHDGQQFLIEKHQVALIPSFQLTESSYGDLRKQTVLAMGVSESTQGLSPLPAVPVELAALANHFWQGKSHATLNQDSTLSNLQTFHQQNRYGIIHLATHAQFKSGAPQNSFIQFWNGKLNLNQLRGLSQSLRWQSNPSVDLLVLSACQTAVGSEEAELGFAGSALNAGVKSTVASLWMISDEGTLGVMSKFYEHLRSAPTRTEAMRQAQLAMLQGKVQITNEMLQLSDQVQMALPPALAQRGDRNFTHPYFWSGYTVVGNWN, from the coding sequence ATGAAGCGTTACGCTCGATCCGTCGGTCTTTGCCTAGGACTCATGCTGCTCCCTGCAGCGGCCCAAGCCCAGCGCATTAACCCTGCGGCGGGAAAGCAAACCCGTGACTTGATTAGCCAGAACGAGAGAACCTTTCCAGACAATCAGAACGATCGCCCCAATCGCGGCGGCATTGGCCTACCAGATCTATTCCAAATCTTTCGCAACCGCCCGACGGCCCCCAGGCCCCAGTCACCTCGGGATATTTTGGAAGACCAGCTTAAGGACGTCAGACCGGCAGAGGCTGTGCAGCTAGTTGAAGCTTGGCAGGCACAGAAGTTCAGCCAGTATTTAGAAATGCCAGCCCCAGGGACTCCAGTCGATGCCGCACAGATTTCTCAGCGTCTCGGTCAGCTCTCTCGGCTCACAGGGCAACGCTCAGGGCTGCTGTATGTGGTGGCATTAGAAGATGAGCTACAGCTTTTGTTCATTCCCCCTAGCGATAGTCCGGTGGCCCAGCAGCCGTTCCAGATTGCCTCTAGCCACCCTGGACAGCTAGCTCAAGCGTCGCCAACCGTGGTGCGAGAGGTACTCGGTAAAGTGGATCGAAGGGATTTGCTCAAGGAAGCCAAGAAGTTCCGGCGCGAGGTTAGCGATCCCAGTAAGGTCAACACCGCCAGCTATCTCAAATCATCACAGAAGCTGTACCAGTGGATTGTGCAGCCCCTTGTGCCACAGCTCCAAGCCCACGGAATTGAGACGCTCTTGTTTTCTATGGATGACAAGTTGCGATCGCTTCCCATTGCCGCTCTCCACGACGGCCAACAGTTTCTAATTGAAAAGCATCAGGTAGCTTTAATCCCTAGCTTTCAGCTCACAGAATCGAGCTACGGCGATCTACGGAAGCAGACCGTTTTAGCAATGGGCGTTTCTGAAAGCACTCAGGGTCTATCCCCTTTACCGGCCGTTCCGGTGGAGCTGGCTGCGCTTGCGAACCACTTTTGGCAAGGCAAAAGTCATGCCACCCTTAATCAAGACTCTACGCTCTCGAATCTACAGACGTTCCATCAACAAAATCGGTACGGCATCATTCACCTCGCAACCCACGCCCAGTTCAAGTCGGGCGCACCGCAAAATTCCTTCATTCAGTTCTGGAACGGCAAGCTCAATCTGAACCAACTGCGGGGCCTATCGCAATCGCTTCGCTGGCAGTCCAATCCATCGGTGGATCTGCTAGTGCTCAGCGCTTGCCAAACTGCCGTTGGTAGCGAAGAAGCTGAACTAGGGTTCGCAGGTTCGGCCCTCAATGCTGGCGTCAAATCCACCGTAGCCAGTCTGTGGATGATCAGCGATGAAGGGACCTTGGGCGTGATGTCAAAATTCTATGAACATCTCCGCAGTGCCCCGACAAGAACAGAGGCAATGCGGCAGGCGCAGCTTGCCATGCTGCAGGGGAAAGTACAGATCACGAATGAAATGCTGCAGCTCTCAGATCAGGTACAGATGGCCTTGCCGCCAGCGCTGGCTCAACGGGGCGATCGCAACTTCACCCATCCCTACTTCTGGTCTGGGTACACCGTTGTCGGCAACTGGAACTAA